The following is a genomic window from Oryzias latipes chromosome 12, ASM223467v1.
ATAAAGTAGTCTCACTCTTATGAATcttaaggaaataaaaatattttttgtctacATGTAAAAATATCAGATTACAATATTAAACTTAATTTCATCTTTTATATGTATTTACATAAAGACCGGTTTCTTTTGGtgagctttatttttatttatgagcACAGAACAACTAGTATGGGATCAAATCCGGATCTGCTTAAAGTGAAGGAAACCCAGattgtaaaactttaaaaatagatgtcaaaaaagtcaaaagttttaaacttaaaagtacgcattccatccatccatcttcctccgcttatccgggaccgggtcgcgggggcagcagactgagcagagatgcccagacttccctcaccccagccacttcctccagctcctctggggggaccccgaggcgttcccaggccagccgagagacgtagtctctccagcgtgtcctgggtcttccccggggcctccacccagtgggacatgcccggaacacctctccagggaggcgtccagggggcatccggactagatgcccgagccacctcagctggctcctttcgatgtggaggagaagcggttctactccgagctccccgcgggtgaccgagcttctcaccctatctctaagggagcgcccagccaccctacggaggaagctcatttcagccgcttgtattcgggacctcgttctttcggtcatgacccatagctcatgaccataggtgagtattggaacgtagatcgaccggtaaattgagagctttgcttttcggctcagctctctcttcaccacaacggaccgatagagcgaccgcataactacggacgccgctccgatccgcctgtcaatctcacgctccgatcttccctcactcgtgaacaagaccccaagatatttaaactcctccacctggggcaaggacactccaccgaccgagagatggcaaactacctttctccggtcaaggaccatggcctcagatttaacggtgctgaccctcatcccagccgcttcacactcggccgcaaaccgccccaatgcacgctggaggtcccggttcgatgaagccaacaggacaacatcatctgcaaaaagcagagaggaaatcctgtggtccccaaaccagatcccttccggcccctggctgcccctagaaattctgtccataaaaacaatgaacagaaccggtgataaagggcagccctgccggagtccaacgtggaccgggaacaggtctgacttactgccggctatgcgaaccaagctcctactccggtcatacagagaccggacagccctcagtaaggctccccggaccccatactcccagagcaccccccacaggatgccacgggggacgcggtcgaacgccttctccaaatccacaaaacacatatggactggatgagcgaactcccacaatccctccagcaccctagatagggtgtagagctggtccactgttccacgaccaggacggaaaccgcactgttgttcctgaatccgaggttcgactatcggacgcaCCAAAAGTACGCAttgaaaatttgaaagaaatatttatgatttcaataaataattgtaaattttaagcaaaagtgttttctaaattttcttaacttaaaatgtgaaaaaagtatatttgaaaCTTGAATTAACAAAAACTATAAACTTATATACTGTACAGTTTATAGCACTGTTTACTATAAACTGTTACCaaaggaaaataatatttatttgcaACAGCTGCTATTTTGTActtccaatgtttttttgttttcttagttCTCCATTTACAGTTGTAATTCAGATTTTTCGCTTTTGGTATTGGCCCCCTAGTTCTATGTGGGGGGAGTGGAGCTTTAAGTCCATTATCTTCTGGGACATGATGGACATCAGATCAGACATCAGACATAGTCTGATAGAGGTTTGGTGACATCATTTCCCCTCCCAAACAGCGTTTGTTCTTGGTCACTCCTCTAATGCTGCGTACAGTTTTGAGAACGCCCTCTCAAAGTTTGGcaccaatttgttttttaagtttacaatgtgCCCCTTTCCAGTTtagatctgttttaaaataaaaaaaataatgtacaatctttttttttcactttgagaTGATTTGACCCCATAAACTTGTACAAACaaaatcatttgaataaattggaacaatttaaaagaaatcttaTGGCAGAAAGAGGTTTGATCTGCTTTCATTTTCTCACAACCTTTACATTTCTCTACTTTTATAGAACTGTTTATTGTGATAAGTTTGTCTGCTTGTGCAAATAACAAATAGAAAATCTAAATAACGGTTCATTTCTGGGAAAATCTTTCTCCATCAAGGTCTCCCATGGTTTAAAATGCATGACTTGTTTACAGGAGCGtttcaataaatgttatttttttgtcttttgctctTCAGTGTACAGCAAGTACAGCAAGGATGTGCATCTACGGCCTCCTGTCATTTGTTATCACTTCATTTGAGGAGGAAAGCTTACAGGTATAACCTAAATTCATAGACATATATGAACATCTGTGACCCGCGTCTGTGACTGAACTGTCCGCTGTGCGCTTTACAGATTGATGGCGTGTCAACTCAGTCCTCCCAGCTGATTGATGCTGCCTGTGAGGTTCTTTCTGCTCCCAGTCTGGCAGAGGTCTTTTGGGAAATGGTGAGAAgaaattgcagaaaaaaagagactaAACTTAAAAAGTGGATTCTGCTGCCAACatattttgtctaaaataaTCTAGAAGCCAAACATGGGACTTGGGATGGTTCTGGACAGTGCAGCAGGGATGTTTCCCCATAAAATAGGACctctgcttcagctgctgaCTGCACTTGTGTCAAACAAATCAACTGTAAAGAAGGTAAATGTCTGCACAAGTgattcaaaaaaaaagtctcctttTGGAAATGCTTTAAACGACTCTTCTACCCTGCTGCAGGTGTATAACTTTTTAGACAAGATGTCCTTCTACACGCAAGTTTACAAGCACAAACCCAACGATATCGTCTCTAATGATGAAGAAACGCTTTGGAGGAGACAGACCCCCAAACTCCTCTATCCACTAGGTCAGTCACTGAAATATAGCATCCAATCAGAGACTCTTCacttctttaacatgttttttgtcaCCTCGTGCTCAGGCTCAGGCTCAGGACAGACTAACCTGTGGATGCCACAGGGAGTGCTGGGCCAGGTGATGATTGCAGGTGAACAGGGCTTCATGGTGCGCTGGGATTACTCGTACAGCTCCTGGACTCTCTTCACCTGTGAGGTGGAAATGCTGCTGCATGTTGTTTCAACCGCAGGTATGCAGTCGTTTAAATAACGGTTTGTTAACTTCGTTCTTAGCCGAATCTTAGGCTTGAGTGTGTTGCAGGACGTGTTTGTGTAAAATGAAATGGTAATTGCGGTGGGCTTTTTAGGGTGAAAATCAGTTCCCCATGGTTtaatttgttggtttgttttttcagacgTCATAGCTCACTGCGTGCGCGTTAAACCCATCCTGGATCTGGTCCATAAGATCATCAGCACAGACTGGACTGTGTCCGACTGTCTCCTGCCCCTCACGTCCCGCATCTACATGCTGCTGCAGAGGTATGTGAACTTTCTGCAAACCCCCTTCATCAAAAGCCGTTGGAATAGAACTTAATTTGTGAAAGAATTTGCGCTGTCTGTCAGGCTCACGTCGGTCATCAACCCTCCGGTGGATGTGATAGCATCCTGTGTGAACTGTCTCTCTGTACTGGCTGCAAGGATGCCAGGGAAGgtgaaacttttaaaatagaattaaaaacatttagtaaTGCATGTCAGTGaattctttttactttaaattcttattttttttaatgtcaggtcTGGTCCAGCCTCCACCACACTGGTTTCCTCCCGTTTGCTTCAAACCCTTTGAGTACCATGGCTCAGTGTGTGAGGTAAAGCGGAACGCCAGCCTTGGCAAACAATGCatcttattttacaaaaactaattttgttcttttactttttagtgCTGAGGGAATGAAAGCGGCTAACTATGGCAACCTACTGGTCCAGAATGAGCAGCCCAGGGGAGAGTATGCCGTGACAATTGCCTTTCTTCGGCTTCTTACCACCTTGGTTAAGGTAAAAGCATAATGTAAAGCCAGAATGTTCAGCAGTAAAATGCATCTTGGGTAATTATTGTTTCAGGGTCAGCTTGGAAGCACCCAAAACAAAGGTCTGATCCCCTGTGTGCTGCTGGTGTTAAAGGAGATGCTGCCCACCTACCACAAGTGGCGTTACAACACCTACGGAGTCCGAGAGAGAATAGGTGCAATGACTAAATCGCAGTTTCACCTGGTAAAATAAGATCAAAGCTGAGTCAGCGTTGCCTCCACTGTTGATGCAGGTTGTCTTATGTTGGAGCTGATCCATGCCATCCTCAATCTGAGTCCAGACGGGGAGGACCAAGGCAGGTCAGGAtggtgttttcatttctttatactGTCTGACTCTAAAACATTTACTGGAGTTGATTAGAATCAGATTTGAGTCATGACAGCCTCACAATACAGAGTGTTTTAACCATGTGTTTTCTGAAAAGGGGACTGACCGCAGCTGTATCAACTTGTTACTCGTTAAGGAGGATTTAATTGAAGCGATCATCAGTAGTAATTATGTATGTTTGTCAATTGACTTTAAAATGTTGGCTTGCTTGTAGAGATCATTCCTGTTTCCGTTTACAAATACAAAGCAAATGCCGAagtaccaaatgttgcagttcctccaaagaccactagaggctgcAGCAGGCAGCAATTCTTCACTCCTAAGACAAAAAGACCAATTCTACACCTAGAATAAACCAATATTATTTCTGGTTTCTGAAGCTTTTTGATATGTAtggctatatatatattttttacttgtgaCAGCTCTAAAGGGTGAGtgattacaaaataattttttacaatttaagtTGTGGATTTTTAGGGACACGGTTTTCAATTTTCAGGTGGATTGTCCAATGGGAGAAATCCcaactttacattttctttagaatATATTTTGTAATGTTGAGGAAATGATATAAACTCCAATCAATGTATTCATACTaattatgtttttcattttggccgTAGATAATCCACAGAGATTATTCAttcagtgtgtgtgtatatatatatatatatatatatatatatatatatatatatatatatatatgtgtgtatatatatatcttatcaaataaaaaaaactgtagtggtcaactttatttttattttttagcatttgttttaaactcaatttgtgaaaaatgaataaataaatggtaCCTTTTATCCATATCATCTCataaatgttttctattttttttttttttggtcatgtgACAGCACTCCCACCCTGCAGTCTCTCTGCATCTACTGTCTGACCAACACAGAAGCGGGGCAGGCCGTTGTTAACATCATGGGAGTTGGCGTGGACACCATCGAGGTGGTCCTGGCTGCACAGCCCAGCAGGTGGAAGCATTTCAGTCTTCTTTTCTTAAATCTTCTCATTCATGCTGAGTCGTGTTCTGATGTTAAatactgtgtgtttttcttctccCAAATGCTCAGCTATGGTTCTGAAGGTCCGGGTCAGATCCTGATCCAGACAGTCAAACTGGCCTTCTCGGTCACAAACAACGTGATCCGTCTGAAGCCACCGTCTGATGCGGTGTCCCCCCTGGAGCAGGCGCTAACGCAGCACGGCGGTCATGGCAACAACCTGATAGTTGTTCTCGCCAAATATATTTACCACAAGCACGATCCAGCTCTTCCTCGCCTCGCAATTCAACTCCTGAAAAGGCTTGCCACTGTGAGATTCTGCTGTGTAACTGCTGGATTGATTATCCTTCGTTGGGGCGCCaaatttttaaactttgcatCTTCAGGTCGCTCCCATGTCAGTCTACGCTTGCCTTGGCAACGATGCCGCAGCAATCAGGGATGCGTTCCTCACTCGACTGCAAAGCAAGACCGAAGACATGAGGATCAAGGTCATGATTCTGGAGTTTCTCACGGTTGCTGTGGAAACGCAGCCTGGCCTCATTGAGCTCTTCCTCAACCTGGAAGTAAAAGATGGAAAAGAAGGCTCAAAGGTACAAAATCTGAGCTTTAGTTTCTACATCTAGTAGCAAGGAACCCAAATCTGAAACAGTGACTCTTCACTTCCAGGAGTTCTTGCTGGGTGAGTGGAGCTGTCTTCATGTGGTGCTGGATCTGATCGACTCCAAACAGCAGGGGAAGTATTGGTGCCCCCCGCTGCTCCACCGAGCAGCCCTCGCCTTCCTCCTGGCTCTGTGGCAGGATCGCAGAGACAGCGCCATCTCTGTGTTGAGGACCAAGTGAGTGACTTCCTTTAACCCTTTCACACCAGAGCTGTCACTGCTGACAGCAAAACAACTACCAACTCTTTAATCCCAACGGATTCTAATACAGAGAAGAGTGTTGGAATCTTATGTAAAGCTTTTCCTTTTAATGCAAAGCTGCTATTTTCCGCtttagaatctgttggaatgACGTTggtgcgtaaacggttgaagagttgcaGTAATTTAAAGagcgtcaacactggagctaaagcccTGGTAGTTAAAAACTGCCATCAGGCTGAAAGTATTAGCTGTTACTTACGACGCTGCTAAGTCGGCTTGTTGTCGATTGATGCACTTAGGTGAGGAAATCCTTTGAAAATTCATTTATTATCTCCATTAAAGTTCAaaccaacacttttctcctAAACATGTGTGTGTCTTCCACATCTCAAAAACGGTTTGAATCTCAAAACAATAACTTGTATAGAGACCCATCATTTAACTAAAATGAAACCGCAGTGATGGAACTACTCATCCAGGATTCCCTAAGCTTTAGAATGTGGttgatcatctttgatctattttttttttttttttttcaaacttgtcctgtccaacagctaggcaaacagatgagagctgaaggcctcttgtgttggacatattttacttttacaacagggttTATTAATCTtatgacaaaccagaggtatgtctgaatagaCCCCTATTAGGACATCCTAATAGacatctttgatctattttaaaagtcttcccagtgctcttttaattatgattctgctGGTTTTAGCcctacagctttttttttctaaatgatttgaaaaaagaaacacctataaatagaattttatgcttaattttctttatatatgagaaaaatgaccaaagaacacgttaaatacaccaaaaaacaccatttccatcagagtggatctttaaggcTTGAGTTTAAACCTGAACAGAAAGATCTGGTggacaaataaaacattactaCAAAACTTTGTCTCACCCTTAAACTGTTTTAGAATAAGCCAAAACACAAATTCAAGGGTAAAATGTTCAATTATAAAActgtataaaaaaacagaactaaaaaactgaaaaataaatgcttttcaCTGCACTTTTGCAACACTTCTTGATGCTGccaaaataattataaataataaatgttttttgtaccAAAAACTGATCAATAAACTAATCTACAACCAAAGTTTATATTATTTGCACCTCTTATGCTTATAGTCACATAAAAAACTCATGAAGCTGGacattctgacattttttttcatcttcttctttaGAGAACGATTTTGGGAAAATTTAACGACGCCTCTGTTTGCGACCCTCACCCCTCCGTCAGACACCACTGAGGTATTCCACCTTCCTCCCTTTTGTTAATTCTGTTGTGAGTGAGGCTGCCAGCTCAATCCTGTGACTCGTCCTCAGCCCTGCGTTTTAGAGACCTGCGCCTTCGTCATGAAGATCATGGCTCTGGAGATTTACTACGTCGTCAGGTAAATGAGGCGTCGCAGTCGAATGGCTTGTTCGCACTCCTCACATGATCTCACAAGCTGTGTGGGCTGCTGCAGCGGCTCCTTGGAGCCATCTCTGAAAGACGCCCTTCAGAAGTTCTCCAGCGCGCGGCGGTACGAGTACTGGTCCCAGTATGTGAAGTCCCTGGTGTGCCGTGTGGCAGAGTCGGAGGAGGAGAGCATCTGTTACCTCTCCGAGACTCAGATGCTGATCTCTGCGTGGAGGATGCTGCTCATCCTCTCCACCAGCCACGTAGGATTTCATTTGACCTCAGGACAGTAGATTCACATTTTGGGCGGACTTTCTTTTTACACAATTCGCTGTTTCCAGGCTGATGTGATGCTGCTAACAGAGGACGCAACCAAGCTGAAGCTTTTCATGGATGTCCTGGATGGAACTAAAGCTGCTGTAAGGCGTCCTAACGTTGAACTTGGTTTCCAAATGCGAGATTGTTTTTCTCCTTGTAACCTGCGTCTCTTTCCAGCTGACCACTCCCATGTCCGTACCCTGTCTCCGACTTGGATCCATGATGGCTACgctgctcctcatcctcctcaaaCACTGGAAGAAGTGAGTACTTCCCAGGTTGGAGGAAGGGAAGTTGAGCGCTTCTGCTTGAACCAGCGGCGTCCTCTCTCTGTGTGACTTCAGCGTGGTGGCAGCAGCTCCGGACATCTTGTCTCCCCTCTCCCTCATCCTTGAGAGCGTCCTGCAGGCTGACCAGCAGATGATGGAGAGAACCAAAGCCAAGATCTTTTCTGCTCTCATCTCTGTGCTGCAGATTCAGGGACTCAATGGTACGAAAGCTTAAGCTTCTGTCTGAATCCAAAGTTCAGAGCTTTAGTTTTGGTTTCTACGCTGTTACCAGGGGGAGACATTTCCCAGCTgcctcagctgctgctgtgcgtGTGCGAGACGGTGAAAGACGAGGCGCTGGCGCTCATCGACAACACCCGCCACATGAGTCAGTTAGGGGACATGCTGGAGGACGAGGACAGCATGGAGATGGACTCTCCTCGGGGACCAAAGGACCACAGAGACGGGGTAAGAGAAAATCAGGAGGATTTAACTAAGAGATTTTCTTTTGAAGACGGATCGTGAGAACTTTTCTGCCACGATCCAATTCGCCAACAAATCTGAAGTTTGTCCACTTCTTCCTTTAATTCCTGTGAATTAGGTCTGCGTACTCGCACTCCATCTGGCAAAGGAGCTGTGCCGCACAGATGAGGATGGTGAGCACTGGGTCTCGGTAATGAGGAAGGTGCCGGTCCTGCCCTCAGTTATGAGCGCCATGGAGCTCAGCCTGCGCTCCAAACACAACCTGTACTTCACCGAAGCTGCTCTGCATCTGCTGCTTACACTGGCTCGCACTCCTCAGGTAAGAAAAAACGCACACAGAGTACAAGTCGCTGTGACTTTgagttgttttctgtttttgtgatcatttttaACCTGCACTATTTGTAATCCACCATCTGTCACCACTAGATGTCTCTGTTCCCTATTATCCTGACAGTTTTTTTGAGAAACTGTCAATCTTCATCtttagttttctcttttttgctgtTGCTCTTGTGTTTTGTCCTCTTTGCTGATttgttagcatttttttcttccgcTGTGTTGAAACTTCCTGTTTTGCACCTGCAATTTAAATTCTGCTCATGACATTTCCTTTGTCTATTAcgtctaaaatgtttttggtggAGATGGAGACGTGAAAAACCCAAACTGTGTTTCAGTCTGTGTTTAATGTGAAAGAATCTCCGGAGGACTAACAACAGCAGCCGCAGTTCATCACTACAGCAGTTACACAACAGACTGTAAATCTTCTTAAATGATCAGAGCTTATTTAATTCTATCTAAATGACTGCAggagaaggaaaataaaaagcttttgaggattttgaatacatttggaATCGGAATGTCAGATTTAAGCTTTTGAAGttctcctccttcttttttttttgctcttcttcAGGGAGCAGCGGCTGTAGCAGGAGCCGGAGTTACTGAGACCATCTGTCTTCCTCTTCTCAGTGTTTATGAAGGTCCATCAAATGGAGCCTCTCAGGTGGAATCCGTTATACATTCTTAGAGATTTTCGGGCCAAATCCAGTCGTTCTGAAAGTGTTGCTTCTGTTAGCAGAGCTTCTCCAGGAAGTCGCAGGATGTGGCCTGTTGGCCGGGCGTTTACCGCCTCTGCATGTCTTTGATGGAGAGTCTTCTCAAGACGCTGCGCTACCACTTCATTAATGAAGCCCTGGACTTTGTTGGAGTTCATCAAGAGCGCATCTTACAGGTACGATCGATCAGGACGATTCAGACCAGTGGTCCCAAACCCCCGTCCGTGGACCGGAACCGGTCTGTGGGACGGTTGGTACTGTGCCACAGAGAAAAATAACGCGACCTACAATCcctcctgtttttatttataatctgacTCTgatggaagttttattttggaaaactacaggATTCTCTCCACTATATCCGATTCATTCTTGACGAATGTCAAGTCGCTCAGTCACATGTCGAAATTCCCTCTTTCCTAAAGCGTCTGCGCCGACCGCTAAAGTGAAACCACCAAGCTAACAAAGTTGAGACAAATCGTTTTTGGAAAGTTTATTTTCGCAGGAAAGAGCCAAAAGGGAAACAGACgaagagcctttgacttcaaaataaaagaaatctacgTTAAACAGACAACCCCAGGAGTTTTTACTTGAAATGTGGATTTATTGCGACAGTTGTTTCAACACTCTATAGTAATGCTGAATATTCAGCAACCAGCTGTCTAATGTTATgaagatgctgctaataaagatACTCAAACAGTGTAAgacaattattattatatttagaaaacaacagttttagttttgtatttatccattaCACCTTAAAAGTCAGATTAGGCTGAGGTTGGCGtctgattttatgtattttttaagcttCTATTTCTACGCTAGATTTAATGTAGGAACTATtcaagtttaaagcagctgctgatATTTTACAGGgaatgaagataaactttacctcAAAAGTTAAGTGAAACCGGAGGCTGTGAAAATTTTGTCTGACATTTAAACggtctgtggcctgaaaaaggttggagaccacttcTCAGGTTCTCGTGTTTCAAACTTGTTCCGGCAAATCTGGATCCATGCATCCTTTTTGCTGAAGTCCTGTAGGATCCAGGGCGGTTTGGGTTTAAAGGCATGTCGGTTTCTCTTCCCTCAGTGTCTGAACTCCATGCGCACCGTTCAGAGCCTGGCCTGCTTGGACGAGGCGGATCACACGGTTGGTTTCCTCCTCCAACTGTCCAGTTTCTGTAAGGAGTGGCAGTTTCACCTCCCCAAGCTGCTCCTGGACGTGCAGGCGAGTCCACATTTCATCACACTTTCAGCAGGAGATATCATTCGGAGCTCATAAACGTTTTTTCCCCTTCTGTTTGTGTTCAGATCAACCTGTGTTACCTGTGCCAGACCTGCACATATCTGCTCCACAGCAAGAAGA
Proteins encoded in this region:
- the nup188 gene encoding nucleoporin NUP188 homolog isoform X1, whose product is MAEVKMADSQISVRSCRELWTILLGRSALREPAQIEAELERHWDRLHQGLSYYKQPSSSSAGKVKENKNVPQPLKDFGLRISKLLNLDEEQSVQLLQCYLQEDYRGTRDSLKVVLKDDRQSQALLLKIADYYYEERMCLLRCVLLLLTYFQDERHPYRAEYSNCVNKLEKDLVGNCQSQFEALFKAEAPTWETHGNLMTERQVSRWFLRCLKEQSLLLEIIFLHHAYFEMSPSDLLSFTKMFKEQGFGLRQTNRHLVDKSMDALVDRIGYLSCLILVEGMDVDFLHKCALEDCTQQHQFSSAPNIIKEMDQLLLTFGDIPHHGPVLLAWVLLRHTLRPDESSPVVRRIGHTALQLEVFKYLSSMLKGLGVLGNNCTASTARMCIYGLLSFVITSFEEESLQIDGVSTQSSQLIDAACEVLSAPSLAEVFWEMKPNMGLGMVLDSAAGMFPHKIGPLLQLLTALVSNKSTVKKVYNFLDKMSFYTQVYKHKPNDIVSNDEETLWRRQTPKLLYPLGSGSGQTNLWMPQGVLGQVMIAGEQGFMVRWDYSYSSWTLFTCEVEMLLHVVSTADVIAHCVRVKPILDLVHKIISTDWTVSDCLLPLTSRIYMLLQRLTSVINPPVDVIASCVNCLSVLAARMPGKVWSSLHHTGFLPFASNPLSTMAQCVSAEGMKAANYGNLLVQNEQPRGEYAVTIAFLRLLTTLVKGQLGSTQNKGLIPCVLLVLKEMLPTYHKWRYNTYGVRERIGCLMLELIHAILNLSPDGEDQGSTPTLQSLCIYCLTNTEAGQAVVNIMGVGVDTIEVVLAAQPSSYGSEGPGQILIQTVKLAFSVTNNVIRLKPPSDAVSPLEQALTQHGGHGNNLIVVLAKYIYHKHDPALPRLAIQLLKRLATVAPMSVYACLGNDAAAIRDAFLTRLQSKTEDMRIKVMILEFLTVAVETQPGLIELFLNLEVKDGKEGSKEFLLGEWSCLHVVLDLIDSKQQGKYWCPPLLHRAALAFLLALWQDRRDSAISVLRTKERFWENLTTPLFATLTPPSDTTEPCVLETCAFVMKIMALEIYYVVSGSLEPSLKDALQKFSSARRYEYWSQYVKSLVCRVAESEEESICYLSETQMLISAWRMLLILSTSHADVMLLTEDATKLKLFMDVLDGTKAALTTPMSVPCLRLGSMMATLLLILLKHWKNVVAAAPDILSPLSLILESVLQADQQMMERTKAKIFSALISVLQIQGLNGGDISQLPQLLLCVCETVKDEALALIDNTRHMSQLGDMLEDEDSMEMDSPRGPKDHRDGVCVLALHLAKELCRTDEDGEHWVSVMRKVPVLPSVMSAMELSLRSKHNLYFTEAALHLLLTLARTPQGAAAVAGAGVTETICLPLLSVYEGPSNGASQSFSRKSQDVACWPGVYRLCMSLMESLLKTLRYHFINEALDFVGVHQERILQCLNSMRTVQSLACLDEADHTVGFLLQLSSFCKEWQFHLPKLLLDVQINLCYLCQTCTYLLHSKKMLHHYLQAKNGEALPPGPLSRTQRPPQTQATAGAAGAEEAEQKALLTVQCSLLKILSKTLAALQHFTPDCCQILLDQCMDLAEYRTLFVLSFTTPAFDPDVAPSFGTLLATINVALSMLSEMEKKKETASVSIASLASSEELQALKSLLMFTMENCFYVLISQAVRCLKDPSILPRDKQRLKQELSSELSTLLSSLSRHFRRGSPSSPASAQSKQPPPGSKGSHEGQEPIIQLVQAFVRLVQR
- the nup188 gene encoding nucleoporin NUP188 homolog isoform X2 is translated as MAEVKMADSQISVRSCRELWTILLGRSALREPAQIEAELERHWDRLHQGLSYYKQPSSSSAGKVKENKNVPQPLKDFGLRISKLLNLDEEQSVQLLQCYLQEDYRGTRDSLKVVLKDDRQSQALLLKIADYYYEERMCLLRCVLLLLTYFQDERHPYRAEYSNCVNKLEKDLVGNCQSQFEALFKAEAPTWETHGNLMTERQVSRWFLRCLKEQSLLLEIIFLHHAYFEMSPSDLLSFTKMFKEQGFGLRQTNRHLVDKSMDALVDRIGYLSCLILVEGMDVDFLHKCALEDCTQQHQFSSAPNIIKEMDQLLLTFGDIPHHGPVLLAWVLLRHTLRPDESSPVVRRIGHTALQLEVFKYLSSMLKGLGVLGNNCTASTARMCIYGLLSFVITSFEEESLQIDGVSTQSSQLIDAACEVLSAPSLAEVFWEMKPNMGLGMVLDSAAGMFPHKIGPLLQLLTALVSNKSTVKKVYNFLDKMSFYTQVYKHKPNDIVSNDEETLWRRQTPKLLYPLGSGQTNLWMPQGVLGQVMIAGEQGFMVRWDYSYSSWTLFTCEVEMLLHVVSTADVIAHCVRVKPILDLVHKIISTDWTVSDCLLPLTSRIYMLLQRLTSVINPPVDVIASCVNCLSVLAARMPGKVWSSLHHTGFLPFASNPLSTMAQCVSAEGMKAANYGNLLVQNEQPRGEYAVTIAFLRLLTTLVKGQLGSTQNKGLIPCVLLVLKEMLPTYHKWRYNTYGVRERIGCLMLELIHAILNLSPDGEDQGSTPTLQSLCIYCLTNTEAGQAVVNIMGVGVDTIEVVLAAQPSSYGSEGPGQILIQTVKLAFSVTNNVIRLKPPSDAVSPLEQALTQHGGHGNNLIVVLAKYIYHKHDPALPRLAIQLLKRLATVAPMSVYACLGNDAAAIRDAFLTRLQSKTEDMRIKVMILEFLTVAVETQPGLIELFLNLEVKDGKEGSKEFLLGEWSCLHVVLDLIDSKQQGKYWCPPLLHRAALAFLLALWQDRRDSAISVLRTKERFWENLTTPLFATLTPPSDTTEPCVLETCAFVMKIMALEIYYVVSGSLEPSLKDALQKFSSARRYEYWSQYVKSLVCRVAESEEESICYLSETQMLISAWRMLLILSTSHADVMLLTEDATKLKLFMDVLDGTKAALTTPMSVPCLRLGSMMATLLLILLKHWKNVVAAAPDILSPLSLILESVLQADQQMMERTKAKIFSALISVLQIQGLNGGDISQLPQLLLCVCETVKDEALALIDNTRHMSQLGDMLEDEDSMEMDSPRGPKDHRDGVCVLALHLAKELCRTDEDGEHWVSVMRKVPVLPSVMSAMELSLRSKHNLYFTEAALHLLLTLARTPQGAAAVAGAGVTETICLPLLSVYEGPSNGASQSFSRKSQDVACWPGVYRLCMSLMESLLKTLRYHFINEALDFVGVHQERILQCLNSMRTVQSLACLDEADHTVGFLLQLSSFCKEWQFHLPKLLLDVQINLCYLCQTCTYLLHSKKMLHHYLQAKNGEALPPGPLSRTQRPPQTQATAGAAGAEEAEQKALLTVQCSLLKILSKTLAALQHFTPDCCQILLDQCMDLAEYRTLFVLSFTTPAFDPDVAPSFGTLLATINVALSMLSEMEKKKETASVSIASLASSEELQALKSLLMFTMENCFYVLISQAVRCLKDPSILPRDKQRLKQELSSELSTLLSSLSRHFRRGSPSSPASAQSKQPPPGSKGSHEGQEPIIQLVQAFVRLVQR